The segment CAGCGGCAAAAGACGAGGTGCGCGAACTGGCCGAGAGCTTCGGCCACATGCAGCGCTCCCTCAAGGACTACATCCGCGACCTGACCCAGGCCACGGCCAGCCGCGAGCGCATGGAGAGCGAACTGCGCATCGCCCATGACATCCAGATGGGCATTCTGCCCAAGATATTCCCGCCCTTCCCGGACAGGAGCGACATCGACCTCTACGCCAGCCTGACCCCTGCACGCGAGGTGGGCGGCGACTTCTACGACTTCTTCCCCTGCGGGGACGACCAGTTCTGCTTCCTGGTGGGCGATGTATCCGGCAAGGGGGTGCCCGCAGCCTTTTACATGGCCGTGGCCAAGACCTTGATCAAGGCCGTCGCTGAAAGCCCGGCCTATGCGGGGCACCGCGTCTCCGACTATCTGCCCGGCGGGTTGACTCGGCCCGCGCGGCGCTGCGCCGATCCGGGCGGCATCCTCTCCCGCGCCAGCAACGACCTAGCCCAGGACAACGATTCGTGCATGTTCGTGACCATCTTTTGCGCCGTGCTGGACATGAAGACCGGCGAACTGCGCTATGCATCGGCCGGGCACAACCCGCCGCTGCTCCTGCGGGCCGACGGCCGCGCCGAGTATCTGGCCACCCGCCAGGAGCCGGTGGCCGGGGCCATGGAGGGCGTGGCCTATACGACCGACACCCTGACCCTTGCGCCCGGAGACGGGCTTGTCCTGTTCACCGACGGCGTCACCGAGGCCATGAACGCGGCCCAGGAATTGTATGGCGAGGCCCGGTTGATGGCCCAGGCGCGGAGCCTGTACGGCCTGGACGCGCGCGCCCGCTGCGAGCATCTTTCGGCGGAGGTGCGCGCCTTTGCCGCAGGGGCGGAACAGTCCGACGACATCACCCTGCTGGCCCTGACCTATCAGGGGCCGGAGGACAGCCTGGGCTAGCATGGCCCGCAACGCAGGAGGAATGCATGGAGTTCACCGAAGTCAAGGAAGGGGCTTTTCTGGTTCTGGCCGTGTCCGGCCGCATGGACACCCTCACCGCTCCGCAGTTCGAGGCCCGCTGCCAAACCTGCCTTGAGGCGGGAAGCACGCGCTTGGTGGTGGATTTGGGCGGGCTGGAATACATCAGCAGCGCGGGTCTGCGCAGCATCCTGGCCGCGGCCAAGAAGCTCAAGGCCGCCGGGGGCGATCTGGCCTTTTGCTCCCTTTCCGGCATCGTGGCCGAGGTGTTCGCCGTGTCCGGATTCAACAAGCTTCTGCCGGTCTTCGCCGACAGGGCCCAGGCCCTGGCCAGAGCATAGGAGCAGGAACGTGCGGCGTTTGCGCCTGCCCGCCCAGGAGGAGAGCCTCCCCATCTTTCGCCAGCTGGCGCTGGACGAAGCCACGCGCGCGGGGCTTGACCCGGCCGCCATGCAGCGGGTGGAGCTGGTGCTGGAGGAGGCGCTGGTGAACGTCATCCGCCATGCCTACACGCCGGATGCGCCGGAGCCCCTGGCCGAACTGGCCTGTGGCGTGGACGAAGGCGGCGTGTTCCGGTTGCGGCTCACGGATTGGGGCGCGCCCTTCGATCCCGTGGCGTCGGCGGGCGCAGGTCCTGGCGCTTCTTTTCCCGGCGCGGAAGCCGGGCAGCCTGGGGAGCACGATCTGCACGCGCAGCTGGAGTCCAACCTGGGGGCCGACCTGGAACACCGCCTGCCCGGCGGCATGGGCCTGTTCCTCATCCTCACCATGAGTCATCCCGCCTATGCGCGCCAGGGCGATGCCAACGTGCTCACCCTGAGCTTCCCCCCGGAATCGGGCGGTTCCAAGGCCTGATTCCGGCCCCCCTGCCTGGCTGCATGGCCGTCCGGCGCCCTGCACGGCCCAGGGCGTCCCGCTGTCATGCCCTTTGGGGCCTCCCTGTGCGGGAGGCCCAAGAATGGCGCCAGTGTTCCACAACCGTGAGTCATCCCGCCTATGCGCGCCAGGGCGATGCCAACGTGCTCACCCTGAGCTTCACCTCGGAATCGGGCGGTTCCAAGGCCTGATTCCGGCCCCCCTGCCTGGCTGCATGGCCGTCCGGCGCCCTGCACGGCCCAGGGCGTCCCGCTGTCATGCCCTTTGGGGCCTCCCTGTGCGGGAGGCCCAAGAATGGCGCCAGTGTTCCACAACCGTGACGCGCGCGTTTCTTCGCAACGCCGCTTGCCCGGAAAAAGAAATGTGTGCTATGACCTACGTACTTGGGTCCAAGGCCTAATGCGCAGTAAGTATTACGCCGATGAAACTGGATATTTTCCCGGTCTACGCAATAGTGCGGCCCCGGCAATCCGTCAGGAGGATTCATGATGCCACGCTCCATCAAGACCCGGCTCGTCCTGGGACTCGTCTCTGTTATCGCGATCATTCTCGCGGGGATTATGGTCATCGTGGCGTTCAGCTTCAGCAGCCAGTCACGGGAAGCCTTCCTGCGGGCGGCCAAGGGCGAGATGTCCCAGCTGGACTACGCCATCACGCTGTTTTTGGACGAAAGCATGAAGAACGCCGACATGCTGGCCAAAGCGCCTGCCATGCAGCAATTGGGCGAGGTGACCACCAACCACCTGTCCACCACGGAGAAGAGCAGCGCCAAGGTGGCCGAGGGAGACGCGGCCGGACGCAGGATCGTGGACTTCTTCGCCGCCGTGCAGGCGTCGCACCCGGCCTACGTGGAGGTGTTTCTGGGCAACGAGCGCGGCAGCTTCGTCAGTTCGCTGGAATCGTCCGCAATGCCTGCCGGGTACGACCCACGCAAGCGGCCCTGGTACTCCGAGGCGAAGCCCGTTGTGGACAAGGCCACCCTTTCCAAGGCCTACATGTCCACCACAGGCGAGGCCGTGACCAGCGCAGCGCGCACCGTGCTCCGCAACGGGACCGTTGTCGGCGTGGTGGGCATCGACATTTCCCTCAAGAATCTTACCGAACTGGTCAAATCAGTGAAACTGGGCGAGTCCGGCTATGTGGCGCTGGTGCAGGACGACGGCGTGGTCCTGGCCGATCCGCGGCACGATGCCTTCAACTTCAAGAAGGTTGGGGAGATCGAGTCCAAGCACCTGGACGCGCTGTTCAAGATGGAGGCCGGGAGCCAGGAGTTCGAGATCGACGGGAAGAAGTATCTGGGCATCGTGTACACTTCGCCCAAGACCAAGTGGAAGCTCATGGGCTTCATGGAGCTTTCCGAAATCAACGCCCCGGTCAAGAGCACCCTTTATCTTCTCGGCTTTGTGGGCATCGTCAGCCTTGCCGTCATGGCCCTGGCCATTTGGCTGGTGAGCAACAACTTCATCCTCAAGCCGCTTTCCGCCGTGTCCAGCTTTGTGGCGGGCATCGCCAAGGGCGTGTACGACCACCGCATCGGCCACCAGCGCCAGGACGAGATCGGCGCCATTTACGATGCCCTCAACACCACCGCGGGCGTGCTTGAACAGAACATCAAGGACATTCAGGCCAAGACCCTGGAGGCGGAGGAAAAGGCCCGCGCCGCCGAACTGGCCAAGGCCGACGCCGATGAAGCCAGGCGCAACGCCGAGCACGCCAAGAGCGAGGGAATGCTTGCCGCGGCGGGCAAGCTGGAGGCCATCGTGGGCATCGTGTCCTCGGCGTCCTCGCAGCTTTCCGCACAGATCGGCGAATCCAGCCGCGGGGCGGAGCGCCAGGCCATGCGCATCACCGAAACCGCCACCGCCATGGAGGAGATGAACGCCACCGTCCTTGAGGTGGCCAAGAACGCCGGGCAGGCGGCCGAGACCTCCGACGGCGCGCGCAAGAAGGCGCAAAGTGGCGCGGAGGTCGTGCACAAGGTCATGAGCGGCATGAGCGACGTGCAGCAGCAAACCGCCAAGCTCAAGGTCGACATGGGCACCCTTGGCAAACAGGCCGAGGACATTGGGCGCATCATGACCGTCATCACCGACATTGCCGACCAGACCAACCTGCTGGCGCTCAATGCCGCCATTGAGGCCGCGCGCGCGGGCGACGCCGGGCGCGGCTTCGCCGTGGTGGCCGACGAGGTGCGCAAGCTGGCGGAGAAGACCATGACCGCCACCAAGGAAGTGGGCGAGGCCATCAGCGCCATTCAGCACGGCACGCGTTCCAACGTGGAGGGCGTGGACAAGAGCGTGCACCTCATTACCGAAGCCACCACCCTGGCCGACCAGTCCGGAAAGGCCCTGCAGGAGATCGTCCACCTGGTCGACGCCGCCTCGGACCAGGTGCGCTCCATCGCCACCGCCAGCGAGGAACAGTCCGCCGCCAGCGAGGAGATCAGCCACTCCATCGAGCAGGTGAGCTCCATCGCCAACGAGACCTCACAGGCCATGGGCGAGGCGGCCAAGGCCGTGGAGGAGCTGGCGCGCCAGGCCCAGATCCTCAATTCGCTCATTGTCCAGCTGCGCGAGGAGGCCGGACAGGTCGCCTAACCGCGACTGCGCATGTCCAGGGCGGCCTCTCCTCCGGGGGGGCCGCCCTTTTTGCGCCCGGCGGACGGCTTGCGCGCCGCGGACCTTTGGGCTAAAATCATACCGTTCATGTTCCTTCCACCGCCCACCGCCGGAGCTCTTCATCCATGAAAGACATCGCCAAGTTCCTCTCGGGGTTCAAGAAGTTTCAGCGCACCTATTTCTGCGGCGACAGCGAGCTGTTCAAGGACTTGAGCCATGCCCAGAATCCCAAGGTGCTGGTCATCGCCTGCTCGGACTCCAGGGTCGATCCGGCTTTGCTGACCGGCTGCGAGCCCGGCGACATGTTCGTCGTGCGCAACGTGGCCAACCTGGTGCCCCCGTACGAGACGTCGCCCGGCCGACACGGCGTGAGCGCCGCCCTGGAGTACGCGGTGAAGGTGCTGGAGGTGGAGCACGTCATCGTGCTTGGACATTCGTGCTGCGGCGGCATCCACGCCCTCATGTCCCCCCGGAAGGAGGAGCTCGGCGAATTCATCGCGCCGTGGGTCAAGATCGCCGAACCGGCTCTGCTTGAGGTGGGCGAGAAGCTTTCGGAGAAGGACGAGCCTTTGCGCCAACGCGCCTGCGAACAGGCGGCGGTGCTGGTGTCTTTGGAGAACCTGCTCACCTTCCCCTGGCTGTGGGAGCGGGTGATGCAGGAGCGCGTGTACCTGCACGGCTGGTATTTCGACATGCAGAAGGGCGAGCTGTTGAGCTACCTGCCGGAGACCGGCTCCTTCGAGCCGCTGGTCGCCCGGTGCGTGGCCGCTCCCAAATAGCCGACGGGCTGGCGAGCCAACGGAAAACGGCCGGGTGCGACGTGCCCCCGGCCGTTTTTGGTTCTTTGCTTTGGCTCAGCGCTTGATTTTTGGCGGCCCCATGAGCAGCATTTCGGCGATGGTCAGGTTGACGCGCGGGTGCCGCGACATGCCCCCCTGCCCGAGCAGGTCCATTTCCAGCCGGGCCAGTTCCGAGAGCAGCGGCGTGCGGTCCAGCAGGGCTGGCGGGCAGGTCTTGGCACGCTGCTGGGCGCGGTCGCAACCGGGGAAGGCTGCGGTCTCGCCGCCGGGCTTGTGCAGCACGTTGGGCACGCCGTGCAGGCGGCAGACCATGGGCCTATGGGCATAGATGCCGCAAACGAGCCCGCCGTCCCGCTGCTCGCTGGCCGGGCAGGGCACGCGGGGCCGTGTGCCGGGCAGGGCGTTCTGGTGGATGCGCACGTAGGTTTCCGCCTGGGCCAGCATGTCCTGGCGCCGGTCCTCCGGCAGGGCGGCGAAGCCCTCCCAAAGGACCATCCATTCCGCATAGGTGTGGTGGCGGAAGAGCGTTTCGCAGCAGCTGTCCGTGCAGCCGTCGCAGGAAAGACCAATGGCCTTGGCCGATGCGTCGTAGGCCTGGTCCATGCGCGCGTACAGGTCGCGCAGGCGCTTCAACACCGGATGCTTGGCGTTTTTCTTCATCCCTTGGGTTCCGTTTTGTCGGCGGCGAGCCACTCGTACAGCCGCTCCAGGCTGTGGTGCTGGTCGCCCGCATCGGTGCTGACGGTGAAGTCTGCCGCTGCGACATAGAGTGGCTGGCGTTCGTGGTAGAGGTCTTCGCGGGTGCGGCCGGGGGCGATGGCCAGGCCCCGGTTGCCGCCATCGCCCACGCGCTTCAAGAAGCTTTCCAGGCTGATGTCCAGGTGCACGACCGGACCGAGCAGGCTGAGGCGTTCCATGGCCTGGCGCCCGTAGACCACGCTGCCCCCGGTGGAGATGACGGCCCTGCGCACGTTGAGCATGGAAACCAGCGTGTTCTCGGCCTTGAGAAAGGCCTCCAGGCCCAGGCCGTCCAGCAGGTCTTGCAGGGGCAGGCCGTAGAAGGATTCGATGAGCCGGTCAGTGTCCACGTGCGCCCAGCCCAGGCGGTCGGCCAGCAGGCGGCCAAGGGTGCTTTTGCCCGCCCCGGCCATGCCGATGAGGCTGATGGCTCCCTGGGGCCACAGGCGGGGCAAGGGCGCGGACGAGGCTTCTGCGTTCATGCGGGGGGCGGCTCCGGCGGGCTCAGGCGGCGGCCTTGGGCCGCAGGAGCACCTTGTCCTGCTCGTCGCGTTCGGCCACCAGCACATCCACGCGCTCGGCGGCCGAGGTGTTCACGCGTTTGCCCACGTAGTCGGCCTGGATGGGCAGTTCGCGGTGCCCGCGGTCGATGAGCACCAGCAGCTCCACCCGGCGGGGGCGGCCGAAATCGAGGATGGCCTCCAGCGCGGCGCGGGTGGTGCGGCCGGAATAGAGCACGTCGTCCACCAGGATGACGCTTGCGCCCTCGATGGCGGCCGGTATCTCCGTGTGGCTGATGGCCGGGGCTATGCCCAGGCTGCTCCAGTCGTCGCGGTAGAGGTTGATGTCGAGCTGGCCCAGCACCACGGGAGCGGGCAGGCGGGCGTCGAGCAGCTGCTTGAGCCTGCGGGCCAGATCCACCCCGCGGCGTTGGATGCCCACCAGCACGAGCGGACCTCCCTCCCCGCGGCGTTCGATGACCTCGGACGCCAAGCGTTCCAGGGTGCGGGCCATTTCCTTGGCGGTCAGGATGGTGCGGGCTTCGCTCATGGCTTGGTCTCCGGGGCGATGACCAGGCTTCTGCGGCAGAATTCCACGGCCTCGCTGGAAAAGTCAGCTATATCAGGCCAGTATAGCTTGATGCGCATGAGCCCGAAGAACATGTTGGCGATGATCATGCCCGTGTGGTCCAAGGGAACGTCGCGAATGGTTCCGTTCTTGATGCCGCGGGCCAGAAAGTCCTCGAAGAGGCTGCGCATCCGCTCGATGAAGCGGCCCATGGAGCGCTTGGTGAGCTCCAGGATGCTGTAGGTGCCGAGCACGATCTTGATGTCCGCCGCGTTGGCCTCCAGAAAAGCGAAGTGGCTGCCCAGCAAGTCATCCAGGGTCAGCGTGTCCTTTTCCATGCGGCCACGGCATTGCTCGGCCAGGGTCTGGTACTTCTGGTCAAAGGTGTCCAGAATGTGCTGGAGGATGTCCTCCTTGCTCTCGAAATGGCGGTATATGGTGCCTTCGGAGATGTCGGCGCGGCGCGCAAGATTGGCCGTGGTCATCTTGTGGAAGCCGACCTCGGAGATCATGTCTTTGGCGGTGGCGAGGATCAGGTCCTTGGTGCTCATCATCTGCCTCGGTAAGGCTCGGGAACGTGGGAGGAACAGGGCGGACAACGCATCCGGCCGCATCCCGCCATTTAGCCCAGACTCCCCCCTGGGTCAACGCCGGAAGCGGGCCCTCGCTCAATTGACAAATGCGGGGGCCGTCATTATCTATCCACTTCCCCACCAACGCTCCAAGGAGGCAGAGATGGTTGAACTGACCGATTCCGCGAAGGCCCAGCTGGATGGGTACTTTGCGGACAAGGAGAAATCCCCGATCAGGGTGTTCCTGGCAAGCGGGGGTTGAAGCGGCCCGAGGCTGTCGCTGGCTCTGGATGAGCCGCGTGAGAACGACGACACCTATGACGTGCAGGGGTACAGCTTCATTGTGGAGCGTGCCCTGGGCGAACAGACCGGAGCCATCCGCATCGACATGACCCAGTACGGGTTCACTGTCGACTCCGAGAACCCCATGGGGGGAGGAGGATGCGGATCAAGCTGCGGTTCCGGCGGTTGCGGTTCCGGGGATTCCGGAAGCTGTTCCTGCTAGCCCGCAAAGTCACGTATCAGCATAGGGCGGCGTTCCGCGAGGGACGCCGCCCGTTTTTTTGGGGCGGCGGATCGCAACAGGCACGGGTGGTTCAGGCATTGAAGCCAAGACTCACCACCGCGTCCCCCACCAGGACGCAAAAGGAGATCCCCCATGATTACGTTGAGCGACGCCGCCAAAGCGCAGTTGGACAACTACTTCGCGGACAAGGAGAAGTCCGCCGTCCGCATCTTTGTGGGCGGCAGCTGCTGTGGTCCGAAGCTTTCCCTGGCCTTGGACGAGGCCCGCGAAGGCGATGAGGTGGTGGAGACGGGAGGCTTCACCCTGCTTGCGGAAAAGTCCCTGCTGGCCGTCTCCGGCGCCATCTCCATCGACATGACCGAGTACGGGTTCAGCGTCGAGTCCGAGATTCCCCTCGAAGGGGGAAGCTGTGGTTCAGGGAGCTGCGGCTCCAGCGGGTGTGGCTCCGGCGGCTGCGGCTGCTAGCCCCTGGTCCAGGCAAAGAACAAGGCGGCTTCTCCCTGTTTGGGGAGAGGCCGCCTTGTTTCGTGTCGCGCCGTGCGCGGGCTAGGCCAGGGCCGCGATGCAGCGAACCTCCACCTGCGCCTCCCGGGGCAGGGCGGCCACGCCTATGGCGGCGCGGGCAGGCTTGTGCCGCGGGAAGAACTCTGCGTAGATCTGGTTGAATTCCGCAAACTTGGCCATATCGGTGAGGAACACGTCCACGCTGACGACGGCGTCCATGCGAGCGCCTGCGGCTTCGACGATGGTCTGCAGATTGGTCAACGCCTGGCGCGCCTGCTCGGAAAAATCGTCGGGGATGACGCCCGTGGCGGGGGCGATGCCGAGCTGGCCGCTCAAGTAGGCGAGGCCGCCGCAGGTGATGGCTTGGCTGTACGGGCCGATGGCGGCAGGGGCGTTTTCGGTATGCACGGCGTTCAGGTCAAGGGGCATGTGGGCTCCTGGGTTCGGGTGGACCCGTCGCAAGGCGATGCTGGCTGCCGGTTCCGGACGACGGGGGCGCTGGATGCGCGTGTTCGCCATAGGTATACGCTTTGGATTCAAAAGGAAAGGCCGGACCCGATTCCTCAGGCCCGGCCTCGCCAGCGGGGGGCGTGTGCGCCGGGGGATCGGCAGGCCTAGGCCAGCAGGCTCCAGGCCTGGAAAATGAGCACTGCCGCGGCGTAGGCCAGCAGGGTGTTGAATACCAGAGCGAACAGGGCCCAGCGGGCTCCGGCCTCCTTGGCCATGGCCACGATGGTCACCGAGCAGGGCGCGTAGAGGATGACGAAGGCGATGAGCGCCACGCCCGCCGCTCGCGGAAAGCTTTTGTCCCGCGCGAGCATTTCCGAGAGCGGGGCGGATTCCTCGGCGTCCACTTCGCCCAGGGCGTAGGCCGTGCCCAGGGTGGACACGATGACTTCCTTGGCGGCGAACCCGCCCAGAAGCGCGATGTTCACCCGCCAGTTGAAGCCTGCCGCGGAGGTGACGTTCTCCAGGGCCACGCCCGCCCGTCCGGCAAAAGACGCCCGGAGCGTCGCCTCGGAGCGTTCCGCCTCCAGCTGGCGCAGGGCCTCTTCGAAGGCCGGGGGCGGATCTTCGCCGGTCTCCTCCTGGGCGGACAGCTGCGTGTCGATGGCCTGGGCCCGTTCGTCAAAGCTTCGGGCCTGCTCTTCGGGCAGGGAGGGGAAGGTCATGGCCGCCCATATGAGCACGGAAATGGCCAGGATGATGGTCCCCGCCTTGCGCATGTATTCCCAGCTGCGTTCCCAGGTGTGGATGCACAGGCCGCGCAGGGTGGGCGTTCTGTAGGGTGGCAGCTCCATGACGAAGGGGGTGCTTTCCCCCTTGATGACCGTGGAGCGGAGCAGCTTGGCCACCAGCAGGGCGGATGCCCAGGCGGCCAGGGTCACGGCGCTCATGACGAGCGCCTCGCTGCCGGGGAAAAAGGCCGCCGCCAGCATGAGAAAAACCGGGACCTTTGCGCCGCAGGTCATGAAGGGCGCGGTGAGCAGGGTGGCCAGCTTTTCCTTGGGGCTGCGCAGCGCGCGGGTGGCCATGACGCCGGGCACGGCGCAGCCGCCCGCTATGCCTCCGGAGACGATGAAGGGCAGCACGCTTGCGCCGTGCAGCCCGAACACGCGGAACACGCGGTCCAGCATGTAGGCCATGCGCGCCACGTAGCCCGTGTCCTCCAGCGCGGAGAGCAGGAAGAACATGATCATGATCAGCGGGACGAAGCCCAGCACCCCGCCGACGCCCGCAATGGCGCCGTCCACGATGAGCGAGCGCAGCAGTCCTTCGCCCATGGAGTCCTTGACCATATCTCCCAGCCAGGCGAAGGCGTCCTGCACCCAGGTCATGGGCAGCTCGCCCACGGCGAAGGTGAGGGTGTAGAGCAGGTAGATGACAAGAGCCATGACCAGCGGTCCGGCCAGGCGATGGGTGAGCACCTGGTCCATGCGGTCGGAGACGCGGATGCGCTCCTGGTCCAGCGACGGGTAGCGCACCACCCTGCGGGTTATGCCTGTGATGTAGCCGTACCGGTAGTCGGCGATGATGGCGTCCGGCGTGGTGACCAGTGTTTTTTTCAGGTGCGCCGCAACCTTGGAGGTGAGGGCTTCCAGCTTGTCGGCCGCTTGCGGGTCGGCTTCGCGGCCGCGGCGGCGCACGCCGGGGTCGCCTTCCAGGTACTTGATGCCCACCCAGCGTGGCGGGGCCTTGCCCGCCATGATGCCCGCCGCCTCCACTAGCCGCTCCATTTCTTCCAGGACCGGATCCAGGTCCGGGCCGTAGGAAATGCGCAGCGGCTCCAGCCGTCCGGCCCGGGTTTCGGCAAGGCGGTAGGCCGCTTCCAACAGCTCCTGCCGTCCCTTGCCCTGCCGGGCCACGGTCTCCACCGCCGGGCAGCCGGTAAGCTTTGTGAGCAGCGCGGTGTCGATGTCCTTGCCGCTTTGGCGCACCTCGTCCATCATGTTCAGGGCCAGCACCAGCGGCACGCCCAGCTCCATGATCTGCACGGCGAGGTACAGGTTGCGCTCAAGGGCGTCCGCGTTCAGCACATCAATGACGGCGGCGGGGCGGTCCTCGATGAGGAAGCTGCGCGCGGCGCGCTCCTCCTCGGAAAACGCCGTGATGGAATAGGTTCCCGGCAGGTCGACGATGTCGAGCTTCGCGTCGCCAAGCAGGGCGTGCCCCATCTTCTTTTCGACCGTTACGCCGGGCCAGTTGCCCACGTGCTGGTGCGAACCCGTGAGGGCGTTGAAGAGCGTGGTCTTGCCGCAGTTGGGGTTGCCCGCCAGGCCGATGGTGATGCGCGGCACAGGCTACTCCGCCGCTTCCACCAGGATGTGGTCGGCCTCGCTGTTGCGCAGGGTCAGGGTGAAGTCGCGAAGGCGCAGGGCCACGGGGTCCTTCAGCGGAGCCTTGCCCACCACGGTCACTTCCGCGCCGGGGATGATGCCCATGTCGCGAATCCTGCGGCCAAGTTCCCCCTCAGCTCCCACGGAGCAGATGCGGAGTCTCTGATTCACCCGCGCGCGGCGCAGGGTTGTGCACGAATCCATGTGAGCGTCTCCTTGAGCGGTTTGGGCCTGGCGCCTTCACAAGGCGCCGAGACTCACCCGCAGCAGCCCCCACCGGGGCGATTGGACATTTTCAGCCCGTTCTTGTCCTTTTGGCCCTGCGCTCCCGCGCTTGGGCAGCTCGCACAGCCGGAGCAGCCGCCATCGCATCCCTGGGACTTGCCGGTGAACTTTCTGGAAAAGCGCCAGAGGACCATTGCTGCTGCCACGCCGACGATGACGTAGACCAGTATGTCTTGCCACATGTTGCGGCTCCCTTTTGGTTGGCCACCCTCCGGCCGCCCGATGCCTGGAAGATAATGATATTGAATGTCGAGGTCAAGGTCGTCGATGCGTGCCGCAGCGTCTGGGCAAGGCCGCGCGGGGCTTGAGCGCACGCGAGATTTGTGTTTGTATCCACCAGCAAAAGGCAGGGAGGAACAATGGGCAAACAGGCCAAACGCGTTCGGCGCGAGGAGGCGGTCCAGAAACCGCATGACGAGGACGCCCACCTGACCCCGGAGGACAGGCGCTTCGCCAGCACGCTCAACTATCTCGCCCGGGGCATCGTCATCGGCGGCTCGCTGGCGGTCATGATCGGCTGGCTGCTGCCGGAGGCCAACATGGGCAGGATGCTCGGCCTGGGGCTTTTGTGCGGCTGCCTGGCCGGCATCACCATGAAGAACATCAATGACAGGAAGAGGGGCAGGTAGCGCGGAAGCCCCCGGCGCGTCCAGGCAGGGAAACGGGAGCCGGGCTTCGTCCTGCGCCCGCATGGCGCGGCCGTCCAGAACACGGCTGGCGCAGCTTCGCCGCTGCGAAGCTCCATGAGGTTCCGTGAGTTCGCTATCGTTTTCGCTCAATCTTGGGACGCTTTTCCCGGTGTTGTTGGCCATTACCCTGGTGCGGGTGCTGGCCATGCTGCACTACGCCTCGCTGCGGCGGGTGTACCCCGGCTTCCGGACCCTGATGTACTCGGCCTTGATGGTGTTTTCCGGCGTTGGGCTGCTTTTGCTGCGGGCCTGGGCCGGCGAGCTTCCCATGCTGGTGTTTTTGAGCAATATGGCGATGCTGGTGCAGGGT is part of the Humidesulfovibrio mexicanus genome and harbors:
- a CDS encoding STAS domain-containing protein, with the protein product MEFTEVKEGAFLVLAVSGRMDTLTAPQFEARCQTCLEAGSTRLVVDLGGLEYISSAGLRSILAAAKKLKAAGGDLAFCSLSGIVAEVFAVSGFNKLLPVFADRAQALARA
- a CDS encoding ATP-binding protein; protein product: MRRLRLPAQEESLPIFRQLALDEATRAGLDPAAMQRVELVLEEALVNVIRHAYTPDAPEPLAELACGVDEGGVFRLRLTDWGAPFDPVASAGAGPGASFPGAEAGQPGEHDLHAQLESNLGADLEHRLPGGMGLFLILTMSHPAYARQGDANVLTLSFPPESGGSKA
- a CDS encoding methyl-accepting chemotaxis protein, with translation MMPRSIKTRLVLGLVSVIAIILAGIMVIVAFSFSSQSREAFLRAAKGEMSQLDYAITLFLDESMKNADMLAKAPAMQQLGEVTTNHLSTTEKSSAKVAEGDAAGRRIVDFFAAVQASHPAYVEVFLGNERGSFVSSLESSAMPAGYDPRKRPWYSEAKPVVDKATLSKAYMSTTGEAVTSAARTVLRNGTVVGVVGIDISLKNLTELVKSVKLGESGYVALVQDDGVVLADPRHDAFNFKKVGEIESKHLDALFKMEAGSQEFEIDGKKYLGIVYTSPKTKWKLMGFMELSEINAPVKSTLYLLGFVGIVSLAVMALAIWLVSNNFILKPLSAVSSFVAGIAKGVYDHRIGHQRQDEIGAIYDALNTTAGVLEQNIKDIQAKTLEAEEKARAAELAKADADEARRNAEHAKSEGMLAAAGKLEAIVGIVSSASSQLSAQIGESSRGAERQAMRITETATAMEEMNATVLEVAKNAGQAAETSDGARKKAQSGAEVVHKVMSGMSDVQQQTAKLKVDMGTLGKQAEDIGRIMTVITDIADQTNLLALNAAIEAARAGDAGRGFAVVADEVRKLAEKTMTATKEVGEAISAIQHGTRSNVEGVDKSVHLITEATTLADQSGKALQEIVHLVDAASDQVRSIATASEEQSAASEEISHSIEQVSSIANETSQAMGEAAKAVEELARQAQILNSLIVQLREEAGQVA
- a CDS encoding carbonic anhydrase, whose amino-acid sequence is MKDIAKFLSGFKKFQRTYFCGDSELFKDLSHAQNPKVLVIACSDSRVDPALLTGCEPGDMFVVRNVANLVPPYETSPGRHGVSAALEYAVKVLEVEHVIVLGHSCCGGIHALMSPRKEELGEFIAPWVKIAEPALLEVGEKLSEKDEPLRQRACEQAAVLVSLENLLTFPWLWERVMQERVYLHGWYFDMQKGELLSYLPETGSFEPLVARCVAAPK
- a CDS encoding YkgJ family cysteine cluster protein, coding for MKKNAKHPVLKRLRDLYARMDQAYDASAKAIGLSCDGCTDSCCETLFRHHTYAEWMVLWEGFAALPEDRRQDMLAQAETYVRIHQNALPGTRPRVPCPASEQRDGGLVCGIYAHRPMVCRLHGVPNVLHKPGGETAAFPGCDRAQQRAKTCPPALLDRTPLLSELARLEMDLLGQGGMSRHPRVNLTIAEMLLMGPPKIKR
- the thrB gene encoding homoserine kinase; its protein translation is MNAEASSAPLPRLWPQGAISLIGMAGAGKSTLGRLLADRLGWAHVDTDRLIESFYGLPLQDLLDGLGLEAFLKAENTLVSMLNVRRAVISTGGSVVYGRQAMERLSLLGPVVHLDISLESFLKRVGDGGNRGLAIAPGRTREDLYHERQPLYVAAADFTVSTDAGDQHHSLERLYEWLAADKTEPKG
- the pyrR gene encoding bifunctional pyr operon transcriptional regulator/uracil phosphoribosyltransferase PyrR; translation: MSEARTILTAKEMARTLERLASEVIERRGEGGPLVLVGIQRRGVDLARRLKQLLDARLPAPVVLGQLDINLYRDDWSSLGIAPAISHTEIPAAIEGASVILVDDVLYSGRTTRAALEAILDFGRPRRVELLVLIDRGHRELPIQADYVGKRVNTSAAERVDVLVAERDEQDKVLLRPKAAA
- a CDS encoding TetR/AcrR family transcriptional regulator, encoding MSTKDLILATAKDMISEVGFHKMTTANLARRADISEGTIYRHFESKEDILQHILDTFDQKYQTLAEQCRGRMEKDTLTLDDLLGSHFAFLEANAADIKIVLGTYSILELTKRSMGRFIERMRSLFEDFLARGIKNGTIRDVPLDHTGMIIANMFFGLMRIKLYWPDIADFSSEAVEFCRRSLVIAPETKP
- a CDS encoding IscA/HesB family protein codes for the protein MVELTDSAKAQLDGYFADKEKSPIRVFLASGGUSGPRLSLALDEPRENDDTYDVQGYSFIVERALGEQTGAIRIDMTQYGFTVDSENPMGGGGCGSSCGSGGCGSGDSGSCSC
- a CDS encoding IscA/HesB family protein; its protein translation is MITLSDAAKAQLDNYFADKEKSAVRIFVGGSCCGPKLSLALDEAREGDEVVETGGFTLLAEKSLLAVSGAISIDMTEYGFSVESEIPLEGGSCGSGSCGSSGCGSGGCGC
- a CDS encoding Rid family detoxifying hydrolase; the encoded protein is MPLDLNAVHTENAPAAIGPYSQAITCGGLAYLSGQLGIAPATGVIPDDFSEQARQALTNLQTIVEAAGARMDAVVSVDVFLTDMAKFAEFNQIYAEFFPRHKPARAAIGVAALPREAQVEVRCIAALA